Proteins encoded within one genomic window of Gemmobacter sp.:
- the trxB gene encoding thioredoxin-disulfide reductase: MAETRHTRVLIIGSGPAGYTAAVYASRAMLQPILVQGMQPGGQLTITTDVENWPGDKTVMGPDLMLRMEDHAREMGAEIVTDMITALDLSKRPFTATGDSGTTYTADAVILATGAQAKWLGIPSEEKFKGFGVSACATCDGFFYRGREVVVIGGGNTAVEEALFLTNFATKVTLIHRRDSFRAEKIMQDRLFKNPKVQVLWNHTVEEILGTEAPLGVTGIRAKHVQTGAETIIPADGFFVAIGHAPASDLVKDQLDLHSGGYVTVEPGSTRTSIPGVFAAGDLTDHIYRQAVTSAGMGCMAALDAERFLAGH; the protein is encoded by the coding sequence TACCAGAGTTCTCATCATCGGCTCCGGCCCTGCCGGCTATACGGCGGCGGTCTATGCCAGCCGTGCCATGCTGCAACCGATCCTTGTGCAGGGCATGCAGCCCGGCGGCCAGCTGACCATCACAACCGATGTGGAAAACTGGCCCGGCGACAAGACTGTCATGGGCCCCGACCTGATGCTGCGCATGGAGGACCACGCGCGCGAGATGGGGGCCGAGATCGTGACCGACATGATCACGGCGCTGGATCTGTCGAAACGCCCCTTCACCGCCACCGGCGACAGCGGCACGACCTATACCGCCGATGCGGTGATCCTGGCGACCGGCGCACAGGCGAAATGGCTGGGCATCCCGTCCGAGGAAAAGTTCAAGGGCTTTGGCGTTTCGGCCTGCGCCACCTGTGACGGATTCTTCTATCGCGGCCGCGAGGTGGTGGTGATCGGCGGCGGCAACACCGCCGTCGAAGAGGCGCTGTTCCTGACCAATTTCGCCACCAAGGTCACACTGATCCACCGCCGCGACAGTTTCCGCGCCGAAAAGATCATGCAGGACCGGCTGTTCAAGAACCCCAAGGTTCAGGTGCTGTGGAACCACACGGTCGAGGAGATCCTGGGCACCGAAGCCCCCCTGGGCGTCACCGGCATTCGGGCAAAGCACGTGCAGACCGGCGCGGAAACCATCATTCCGGCCGATGGGTTCTTCGTCGCCATCGGCCATGCCCCGGCATCGGATCTGGTCAAGGACCAGCTGGACCTGCATTCGGGCGGCTATGTCACCGTGGAACCGGGCAGCACCCGTACCAGCATTCCGGGCGTCTTTGCCGCCGGCGACCTGACCGATCACATCTACCGTCAGGCCGTCACCTCGGCCGGCATGGGCTGCATGGCCGCGCTTGATGCCGAACGCTTCCTGGCCGGTCACTGA
- a CDS encoding RES family NAD+ phosphorylase has protein sequence MPNASWPVTDLSGRFWRILPAAADPLSPVRSAEGRFHHSGQAALYCSPTAEAAGHAVAAYRRPGDAPRLAYPLFLCAARIADLRQPATVRALGLTGQETAVPWLPERAAGLPATSWTASDTARAAGACGMIYTARSAPDRWHLVLFRWNLANGARLAPDGAPIAAP, from the coding sequence ATGCCGAACGCTTCCTGGCCGGTCACTGATCTTTCCGGCCGCTTCTGGCGCATCCTGCCAGCGGCGGCCGATCCGCTGTCCCCGGTCCGCTCGGCCGAAGGGCGGTTCCACCATTCGGGGCAGGCGGCGCTCTATTGCTCGCCCACGGCCGAGGCGGCAGGCCATGCCGTGGCCGCCTACCGCCGCCCCGGCGATGCGCCCCGGCTGGCTTATCCGCTGTTCCTGTGCGCCGCGCGCATCGCCGATCTGCGGCAACCTGCAACGGTCAGGGCGCTTGGCCTGACGGGCCAGGAAACCGCCGTGCCCTGGCTGCCGGAACGCGCCGCCGGCCTGCCCGCCACCAGCTGGACTGCCTCGGATACGGCGCGCGCGGCCGGCGCCTGCGGCATGATCTACACCGCCCGCAGCGCGCCGGACCGCTGGCATCTGGTGCTGTTCCGCTGGAACCTGGCCAACGGCGCCCGCCTTGCGCCGGATGGCGCGCCCATCGCCGCCCCTTGA
- a CDS encoding methylmalonyl-CoA mutase family protein, protein MTQKEKPWLFRTYAGHSTAAASNELYRNNLSKGQTGLSVAFDLPTQTGYDSDHELSRGEVGKVGVPVCHIGDMRALFDNIPLEQMNTSMTINATAPWLLSLYIAVAEEQGADVSKLQGTVQNDIIKEYLSRGTYICPPRPSLRMITDVAAYTQKHLPKWNPMNVCSYHLQEAGATPEQELAFALATAQAVLDDLKGKVSAADFPDMVGRISFFVNAGIRFVTEMCKMRAFVDLWDEICLDRYGVQDAKYRRFRYGVQVNSLGLTEPQPENNVYRILLEMLAVTLSKKARARAVQLPAWNEALGLPRPWDQQWSLRMQQIVAYETDLLEYGDLFDGNPAVEAKVAALKDGARAELAQIDAMGGAIDAIEYMKSRLVEANADRIGRIEAGETVVVGVNRFTSTEASPLTAGNGAIMVVDAEAEADQIGRLKAWRAGRDEGAVRAALARLRADAQSGANVMPASIAAAKAGATTGEWGETVRSVFGLYRGPTGVSRAVSNRTEGLEPIREAVDAASSRLGRRLKFLVGKPGLDGHSNGAEQIAARARDCGMDITYEGIRLTPAEIVAAAEAEAAHVVGLSILSGSHLPLIEDLMGRMTAAGLADVPVVVGGIIPEEDAERLRAMGVAAVYTPKDFELNRIMMDIVALVDKAPLAA, encoded by the coding sequence ATGACCCAGAAGGAAAAGCCCTGGTTGTTCCGCACCTATGCCGGCCATTCCACGGCGGCGGCGTCGAACGAACTGTATCGGAACAACCTGTCCAAGGGGCAGACCGGCCTGTCGGTGGCCTTCGACCTGCCGACCCAGACCGGCTATGACAGCGACCACGAACTGAGCCGCGGCGAAGTGGGCAAGGTGGGCGTGCCCGTCTGCCATATCGGCGACATGCGGGCGCTGTTCGACAACATCCCGCTGGAACAGATGAACACCTCGATGACGATCAACGCCACCGCACCGTGGCTGTTGTCGCTGTATATCGCGGTGGCCGAGGAACAGGGCGCCGATGTTTCCAAGCTGCAAGGCACGGTGCAGAACGACATCATCAAGGAATACCTGTCACGCGGCACCTATATCTGCCCGCCGCGCCCGTCCTTGCGGATGATCACCGACGTTGCGGCCTATACGCAGAAACATCTGCCGAAATGGAACCCGATGAACGTGTGTTCCTACCACCTGCAAGAGGCGGGGGCGACGCCGGAACAGGAGCTGGCCTTTGCGCTGGCCACCGCGCAGGCGGTGCTGGACGATCTGAAGGGCAAGGTATCGGCCGCCGATTTCCCCGACATGGTGGGGCGCATCTCGTTCTTTGTGAACGCAGGTATCCGGTTCGTGACCGAGATGTGCAAGATGCGCGCCTTTGTCGATCTGTGGGACGAGATCTGCCTGGACCGCTACGGGGTGCAGGATGCGAAATACCGCCGCTTCCGCTATGGCGTGCAGGTGAACAGCCTGGGCCTGACCGAGCCGCAGCCGGAAAACAACGTCTACCGCATCCTGCTGGAGATGCTGGCTGTCACGCTGTCGAAAAAGGCGCGGGCGCGGGCGGTGCAGTTGCCGGCCTGGAACGAGGCGCTGGGCCTGCCGCGCCCCTGGGATCAGCAATGGTCGCTGCGGATGCAGCAGATCGTCGCCTATGAAACCGACCTGCTGGAATATGGCGACCTGTTCGACGGCAACCCGGCGGTCGAGGCCAAGGTGGCGGCGCTGAAGGATGGCGCCCGGGCCGAACTGGCGCAGATCGACGCCATGGGCGGCGCCATCGACGCCATCGAATACATGAAATCCCGTCTGGTCGAGGCGAATGCCGACCGGATCGGCCGGATCGAGGCCGGCGAGACGGTGGTGGTGGGCGTGAACCGCTTTACCTCGACCGAAGCCTCGCCGCTGACGGCCGGCAATGGCGCGATCATGGTGGTGGATGCCGAGGCCGAGGCCGACCAGATCGGTCGGTTGAAGGCCTGGCGCGCTGGCCGCGACGAGGGCGCGGTGCGCGCAGCACTTGCCCGGCTGCGGGCCGATGCGCAATCGGGGGCCAATGTGATGCCCGCCTCGATCGCGGCGGCCAAGGCCGGCGCCACGACCGGCGAATGGGGGGAAACGGTGCGGTCGGTGTTTGGCCTGTATCGCGGCCCGACCGGCGTGTCGCGCGCGGTGTCGAACCGCACCGAAGGGCTGGAGCCGATCCGCGAGGCGGTGGACGCGGCATCCTCGCGCCTGGGGCGGCGGCTGAAGTTCCTGGTGGGCAAGCCGGGGCTGGACGGCCATTCCAACGGCGCCGAACAGATCGCCGCCCGCGCCCGCGATTGCGGCATGGACATCACCTATGAAGGCATCCGCCTGACCCCGGCCGAGATCGTCGCGGCGGCCGAGGCCGAGGCGGCGCATGTCGTCGGCCTGTCGATCCTGTCGGGCAGCCATCTGCCGTTGATCGAGGATCTGATGGGGCGGATGACTGCGGCGGGGCTGGCCGATGTTCCGGTGGTGGTGGGCGGCATCATCCCCGAGGAGGATGCCGAGCGTCTGCGCGCCATGGGCGTGGCGGCGGTGTACACGCCGAAGGATTTCGAGCTGAACCGCATCATGATGGATATCGTCGCGCTGGTCGACAAGGCGCCGCTGGCCGCCTGA
- a CDS encoding 1-acyl-sn-glycerol-3-phosphate acyltransferase: MFGTVEIPLWLLVLILAFAAVTFASHFLFPSVRWFFRRRMERAVSELNRRLHRPIEPFKLLERHDRIQQIVYDPQVLAATLDHSRTEGVPRNVAFETARRYAREIVPGFSASVYFGFSVRAARWLSRLLYRVQVISPDEAALQAVDPRATVVFVMNHRSNMDYVLVTWLVSSRMTLSYAVGEWARVWPLSWLIRAMGAYFIRRKTPNPLYRKVLERYVQTSTAEGVAQAIFPEGGLSLTGRVGPAKLGLLSYILAEAQKGAQPVVFVPVGLGYDRVLEDRILGAAQDAGVRRFKAKLSLVMLHVARMLWRRLWGRWKGFGGAAVSFGQPIALETLLAEDPALTPEALGALLMQGVRKVVPVLPVPLVAAALLRAGQPLSRPDLAAAASALAAELRAAGAVMALGPLAPEEMLAEAVKSLADRGAIAAEGGRLRVADAALLGFQAAPAQQIQDAAAAKAPQNESVET; this comes from the coding sequence ATGTTCGGCACTGTGGAAATCCCTCTCTGGTTGCTGGTGCTGATCCTGGCCTTTGCCGCGGTCACCTTTGCGTCGCATTTCCTGTTCCCCTCGGTGCGCTGGTTCTTTCGGCGGCGGATGGAACGGGCGGTGTCGGAACTGAACCGCCGCCTGCATCGCCCGATCGAGCCGTTCAAGCTGCTGGAACGCCACGACCGCATCCAGCAGATCGTCTACGATCCGCAGGTGCTGGCCGCCACGCTGGACCATTCCCGCACCGAAGGCGTGCCGCGCAATGTGGCCTTTGAAACCGCGCGGCGCTATGCGCGGGAAATCGTGCCGGGGTTTTCCGCCAGCGTCTATTTCGGCTTTTCGGTGCGGGCGGCGCGCTGGCTGTCGCGGCTGCTGTATCGGGTGCAGGTGATTTCGCCCGACGAGGCGGCGTTGCAGGCCGTCGATCCGCGCGCCACCGTGGTGTTCGTGATGAACCATCGCAGCAACATGGATTACGTGCTGGTCACCTGGCTGGTGTCCAGCCGGATGACGCTGTCCTATGCGGTGGGCGAATGGGCGCGGGTCTGGCCGCTGTCCTGGCTGATCCGGGCGATGGGGGCCTATTTCATCCGGCGGAAAACGCCGAATCCGCTCTATCGCAAGGTGCTGGAACGCTATGTCCAGACCTCGACCGCCGAAGGCGTCGCGCAGGCGATCTTTCCCGAAGGCGGGCTGTCGCTGACCGGCCGCGTCGGGCCGGCCAAGCTGGGGCTGCTCAGCTACATCCTGGCCGAGGCGCAAAAGGGCGCGCAGCCGGTGGTCTTTGTGCCGGTGGGCCTGGGCTATGACCGCGTGCTGGAAGACCGCATCCTGGGCGCCGCGCAGGATGCCGGGGTGCGGCGGTTCAAGGCCAAGCTGTCGCTGGTCATGCTGCATGTCGCACGCATGCTCTGGCGCCGGCTGTGGGGCCGCTGGAAGGGTTTCGGTGGCGCCGCTGTCAGCTTTGGCCAGCCCATCGCGCTGGAAACCCTGCTGGCCGAGGATCCCGCCCTGACGCCCGAGGCGCTGGGGGCGCTGCTGATGCAGGGGGTGCGAAAGGTGGTGCCCGTGCTGCCCGTGCCGCTGGTCGCCGCCGCCCTGCTGCGCGCCGGGCAGCCGCTGTCCCGGCCGGATCTGGCCGCCGCCGCCAGCGCCCTGGCGGCCGAGCTGCGCGCAGCCGGCGCCGTGATGGCGCTTGGCCCCCTTGCACCCGAGGAGATGCTGGCCGAGGCGGTGAAGTCGCTGGCCGACCGTGGCGCCATCGCCGCCGAAGGCGGGCGGCTGCGGGTGGCCGATGCAGCACTTCTGGGCTTTCAGGCCGCGCCAGCGCAGCAAATTCAGGATGCAGCTGCGGCGAAAGCGCCACAGAACGAATCCGTCGAGACATAA
- the ccrA gene encoding crotonyl-CoA carboxylase/reductase, with product MALDTNPDIIAYDAPRKDLYEIGEMPPLGHVPAKMYAWAIRRERHGEPETAMQVEVVDTWKLDSHEVLVLVMAAGVNYNGVWASRGEPISPFDGHKAAYHIAGSDASGIVWAVGDKVKRWKVGDEVVVHCNQDDGDDEHCNGGDPMFSPSQRIWGYETPDGSFSQFTRVQAQQLMPRPKHLTWEESACYTLTLATAYRMLFGHEPHDLKPGQNVLVWGSSGGLGSYAIQLINTAGANAIGVISDESKRDFVMGLGAKGVINRNDFKCWGQLPTVNSPEYNDWLKEARKFGKAIWDITGKGVSVDMVFEHPGEATFPVSALVVKKGGMVVICAGTSGFNCTFDVRYMWMHQKRLQGSHFAHLAQASAANKLMLERRLDPCMSEVFPWAEIPAAHMLMRRNQHKPGNMAVLVQAPRTGLRTFEDTLDASRGV from the coding sequence ATGGCTCTGGACACGAATCCCGACATCATCGCCTACGACGCCCCCAGGAAAGACCTCTACGAGATCGGCGAGATGCCGCCCCTGGGACATGTGCCGGCCAAGATGTATGCCTGGGCGATCCGGCGCGAGCGTCATGGCGAGCCCGAAACGGCGATGCAGGTCGAGGTGGTGGACACCTGGAAGCTGGACAGCCACGAGGTGCTGGTTCTGGTGATGGCCGCCGGCGTGAACTACAATGGCGTCTGGGCCAGCCGGGGCGAACCGATCAGCCCGTTCGACGGCCACAAGGCCGCCTATCACATCGCCGGGTCCGATGCCTCGGGCATCGTCTGGGCGGTGGGCGACAAGGTGAAGCGCTGGAAGGTGGGCGACGAGGTGGTCGTGCATTGCAACCAGGACGATGGTGACGACGAACATTGCAACGGCGGCGACCCGATGTTCTCGCCCAGCCAGCGGATCTGGGGCTATGAAACCCCCGACGGCTCGTTCAGCCAGTTCACCCGGGTGCAGGCCCAGCAGCTGATGCCGCGCCCGAAACACCTGACCTGGGAAGAATCGGCCTGCTACACGCTGACGCTGGCGACCGCCTATCGCATGCTGTTCGGGCACGAACCGCATGACCTGAAGCCGGGCCAGAACGTGCTGGTCTGGGGATCTTCCGGTGGCCTCGGCTCCTACGCCATCCAGCTGATCAACACGGCGGGCGCGAATGCGATCGGCGTCATCTCGGACGAATCCAAGCGCGATTTCGTCATGGGACTGGGCGCCAAGGGCGTGATCAACCGCAACGATTTCAAATGCTGGGGCCAGCTGCCCACGGTGAACTCGCCGGAATACAATGACTGGCTGAAAGAGGCGCGCAAGTTCGGCAAGGCGATCTGGGACATCACCGGCAAGGGCGTGTCGGTGGACATGGTGTTCGAACACCCGGGCGAGGCGACGTTTCCCGTGTCGGCGCTGGTGGTGAAAAAGGGCGGCATGGTGGTGATCTGCGCCGGCACCAGCGGGTTCAACTGCACCTTTGACGTGCGCTACATGTGGATGCACCAGAAGCGCCTGCAAGGCTCGCACTTTGCCCATCTGGCACAGGCCAGCGCCGCCAACAAGCTGATGCTGGAGCGCCGGCTGGACCCCTGCATGTCCGAGGTGTTCCCCTGGGCCGAGATCCCGGCCGCGCACATGCTGATGCGCCGCAACCAGCACAAGCCGGGCAACATGGCCGTGCTGGTGCAGGCGCCGCGCACCGGGCTGCGGACCTTCGAGGATACGCTGGACGCCAGCCGCGGGGTGTAA
- a CDS encoding TIGR01459 family HAD-type hydrolase, protein MTRIIQTLAEISDRYDVLFCDLWGCVHDGVAAMPAAVAALQAFRAKGGAVVLLTNAPRPKPSVMRQIARLGVPDDAWDEIVTSGDAAQYALVNGAVGRKVWHIGPAKDLTFFSEMAADLPKAEVDLVPLDQAEGIVCTDLFENLTEQPEDYRARLLLAREAGLPMLCANPDLMVDYGHKRVWCAGALAKLYEEIGGTALYFGKPHPPIYDLARRRLAARGIELAEDRILCLGDGIGTDVAGAAGEGLDALFVTGGLAAAEFGPDADHPQADLLDRWLAARAAAPRWSIGKVR, encoded by the coding sequence GTGACCCGGATCATTCAGACCCTGGCCGAAATTTCCGACCGTTACGATGTGCTGTTCTGCGACCTGTGGGGCTGCGTGCATGATGGCGTCGCGGCGATGCCGGCCGCCGTTGCCGCCTTGCAGGCGTTCCGCGCCAAGGGCGGCGCCGTGGTGCTGCTGACCAATGCCCCGCGCCCCAAGCCCAGCGTGATGCGCCAGATCGCCCGGCTGGGCGTGCCGGACGATGCCTGGGACGAGATCGTCACCTCGGGCGATGCGGCGCAATATGCCCTGGTAAACGGGGCGGTCGGGCGCAAGGTCTGGCATATCGGGCCGGCCAAGGATCTGACCTTCTTCTCCGAAATGGCCGCCGACCTGCCCAAGGCCGAGGTTGACCTGGTGCCTCTGGATCAGGCCGAAGGCATCGTCTGCACCGATCTGTTCGAGAACCTGACCGAACAGCCCGAAGACTATCGCGCCCGCCTGCTGCTGGCGCGCGAAGCGGGATTGCCCATGCTGTGTGCCAACCCGGACCTGATGGTCGATTATGGCCACAAGCGGGTCTGGTGCGCCGGGGCGCTGGCGAAGCTGTATGAAGAGATCGGCGGCACGGCGCTGTACTTCGGCAAGCCGCATCCGCCGATCTACGATCTGGCCCGCCGCCGGCTGGCGGCCCGCGGCATCGAGCTGGCCGAGGACCGCATCCTGTGTCTGGGCGACGGCATCGGCACCGATGTGGCCGGCGCGGCCGGCGAGGGGCTGGACGCGCTGTTCGTCACCGGCGGGCTGGCGGCGGCCGAATTCGGCCCCGACGCCGACCATCCGCAGGCCGACCTGCTGGATCGCTGGCTGGCCGCCCGTGCCGCCGCGCCGCGCTGGTCCATCGGCAAGGTGCGCTGA
- a CDS encoding MaoC family dehydratase, whose amino-acid sequence MLDNTPRGTICIEDIEIGMTRSLRKVVTDRDIELFAEVSTDRNPVHLDDDYARDTIFQGRIAHGMLTAGLVSAVIGEQLPGHGTVYLGQSLKFMAPVRPGDMVEAAVTVTAVDHSRRRVTLETRCAVGDTVVLKGEALVLAPSRKFD is encoded by the coding sequence ATGCTGGACAACACCCCGCGCGGCACCATCTGCATCGAGGATATCGAGATCGGCATGACGCGCAGCCTGCGCAAGGTCGTCACCGACCGCGATATCGAGCTGTTCGCCGAGGTGTCGACCGACCGCAACCCGGTGCATCTCGACGATGACTATGCCCGCGACACCATCTTTCAGGGCCGGATCGCGCATGGCATGCTGACCGCTGGCCTGGTATCGGCGGTGATCGGGGAACAGCTGCCCGGGCACGGCACGGTCTATCTGGGGCAAAGCCTGAAATTCATGGCCCCCGTTCGCCCCGGCGACATGGTCGAGGCGGCGGTCACCGTGACGGCCGTCGATCATTCCCGCCGCCGGGTGACCCTTGAAACCCGCTGCGCGGTCGGCGATACGGTTGTGCTGAAGGGCGAGGCGCTGGTTCTGGCGCCCAGCCGCAAGTTCGACTGA
- a CDS encoding bifunctional riboflavin kinase/FAD synthetase, whose product MKRHHHWQGLAQADRGASVAMGNFDGVHLGHRSVIDLARRPGQPLGVVTFEPHPREFFAPASPPFRLMNPEARANRLARLGVDQLYELPFDAALAALTPEDFAAQVLAQGLGISHIVVGTDFRFGKGRTGGAAELAALGRDLGFDVTVAPLVETEGVEISSTAIRAALADGRPRDAAAMLGHWHRVDGEVLHGEKRGRELGFPTANMSLAGLHLPRFGVYAVKVDVLTGPQQGSYHGAASLGVRPMFGENLPNLETFIFDFKGSLYGEHLSVALVDFLRPELKFDGLPTLIAQMDADCARARQILTAL is encoded by the coding sequence ATGAAACGGCACCATCACTGGCAGGGTCTGGCTCAGGCCGATCGTGGCGCCTCGGTCGCCATGGGGAATTTCGACGGCGTGCATCTGGGGCACCGCTCGGTCATCGACCTTGCGCGCCGGCCGGGGCAGCCCTTGGGCGTGGTCACGTTCGAACCGCATCCGCGCGAATTCTTTGCCCCCGCCTCGCCCCCGTTCCGCCTGATGAACCCCGAGGCGCGGGCGAACCGGCTGGCGCGGCTGGGGGTGGACCAGTTGTATGAACTCCCTTTTGACGCGGCGCTTGCGGCCCTGACGCCCGAGGATTTCGCGGCGCAGGTGCTGGCGCAGGGCCTTGGCATAAGCCATATCGTCGTCGGCACCGATTTCCGCTTTGGCAAGGGCCGCACCGGCGGCGCCGCTGAACTCGCGGCACTGGGGCGCGATCTGGGCTTTGACGTCACCGTCGCCCCGCTGGTGGAAACCGAAGGCGTCGAAATCTCGTCCACCGCGATCCGCGCCGCCCTGGCCGATGGCCGGCCGCGCGATGCCGCCGCCATGCTGGGCCACTGGCACCGCGTGGATGGCGAGGTGCTGCACGGCGAAAAACGCGGGCGCGAACTGGGCTTTCCCACTGCCAACATGTCGCTGGCCGGCCTGCACCTGCCGCGCTTCGGGGTCTATGCCGTCAAGGTCGATGTGCTGACCGGCCCGCAACAGGGCAGCTACCATGGCGCCGCCAGCCTTGGGGTGCGGCCGATGTTCGGGGAAAACCTGCCCAACCTCGAAACTTTCATCTTCGACTTCAAGGGCAGCCTGTATGGCGAACACCTGTCGGTCGCGCTGGTGGATTTCCTGCGGCCGGAACTGAAGTTCGACGGCCTGCCCACGCTGATCGCCCAGATGGATGCCGACTGCGCCCGCGCGCGCCAGATCCTGACCGCACTCTGA
- a CDS encoding lytic transglycosylase, with protein sequence MGKVFRAVALLLVLGSCGGNYSAPSSLENACGLADERPKYFRAMQATERRWGVPVHVQMAVIHQESKFIGNARTPYRFALGVIPMGRQSSAYGYSQALDDTWSEYQDEVGRGGARRDRIQDATDFMGWYFDKSEKGLGISKHDARGQYLAYHEGRSGYARGSHTAKPWLLAVSDRVASRAETYRMQLQACRRR encoded by the coding sequence ATGGGCAAAGTGTTTCGCGCCGTGGCGCTGCTACTGGTGCTTGGGTCGTGCGGGGGCAACTACTCGGCCCCCAGCAGCCTTGAGAATGCATGCGGGCTGGCGGATGAACGGCCCAAGTATTTCCGCGCCATGCAGGCGACGGAACGCCGATGGGGCGTGCCGGTGCATGTCCAGATGGCGGTGATCCACCAGGAATCGAAGTTCATCGGCAATGCCCGCACCCCCTATCGCTTTGCGCTGGGGGTGATTCCGATGGGCCGGCAAAGCTCGGCCTATGGCTATAGCCAGGCGCTGGACGACACCTGGAGCGAATACCAGGACGAGGTCGGCCGCGGCGGCGCCCGGCGCGACCGCATTCAGGATGCCACCGATTTCATGGGCTGGTATTTCGACAAGTCGGAAAAGGGCCTGGGCATTTCCAAGCACGATGCCCGCGGCCAGTATCTGGCCTATCACGAAGGCCGGTCCGGCTATGCCCGGGGCAGCCACACTGCCAAGCCCTGGCTGCTTGCAGTGTCGGACCGGGTGGCAAGCCGGGCCGAGACCTACCGGATGCAATTGCAGGCCTGCCGCCGGCGCTGA
- the hspQ gene encoding heat shock protein HspQ, with translation MFKSQAKYHLGQVLRHRKHPFRGVVFDVDAMFSNTEEWYSAIPEDSRPSKDQPFYHLLAENDQSYYVAYVSEQNLVPDETGEPVDHPDLPDLFGDFQDGRYPLQFQLN, from the coding sequence ATGTTCAAGTCGCAGGCCAAATATCATCTGGGACAGGTGCTTCGGCATCGGAAACACCCCTTTCGCGGGGTCGTGTTCGATGTTGACGCGATGTTTTCCAACACCGAGGAATGGTATTCCGCCATCCCCGAGGACAGCCGGCCCAGCAAGGACCAGCCGTTCTATCACCTGCTGGCCGAGAACGACCAAAGCTATTACGTCGCCTATGTCTCGGAACAGAACCTCGTCCCCGACGAAACCGGCGAACCTGTGGACCACCCCGATCTGCCCGACCTGTTCGGCGATTTTCAGGATGGCCGCTATCCGTTGCAGTTCCAGTTGAACTGA
- a CDS encoding DUF599 domain-containing protein produces the protein MTPGSLITSFSPADALALALLLAGWLGLGWMIEHPPARRPSVALLMADIRRDWMRTFVTRQPRIFDANVIDSLRQSTAFFASASMIAIGGGVALMGDTERLAGFVSDFTLQTNRQALELKLLVVLLLVANALLKFVWANRLFGYCSILMASVPNEPEHPNAYPRAAQAAEVNITAARSFNRGLQSIYFALAGLAWLVGPVPLMLAVLLTCAMITRREFASESRRIILGTDPGQRP, from the coding sequence ATGACGCCTGGATCCCTGATCACCTCCTTTTCCCCTGCCGATGCGCTGGCACTGGCGCTGCTGCTGGCGGGCTGGCTGGGCCTGGGCTGGATGATCGAACATCCGCCGGCCCGCCGCCCGTCGGTCGCGCTGCTGATGGCCGATATCCGCCGCGACTGGATGCGCACCTTCGTCACCCGGCAGCCGCGCATCTTCGATGCCAATGTCATCGACAGCCTGCGCCAGTCGACGGCCTTCTTCGCCTCGGCCAGCATGATCGCGATCGGCGGCGGCGTGGCGCTGATGGGCGATACGGAACGGCTGGCCGGTTTTGTCAGCGATTTCACCTTGCAGACCAACCGGCAGGCGCTGGAACTGAAGCTGCTGGTCGTGCTGCTGCTGGTGGCCAATGCGCTGCTGAAATTCGTCTGGGCCAACCGGCTGTTCGGCTATTGCTCGATCCTGATGGCGTCGGTCCCGAACGAGCCCGAACACCCGAACGCCTACCCCCGCGCCGCGCAGGCGGCCGAGGTGAACATCACCGCCGCCCGCAGCTTCAACCGGGGGCTACAGTCGATCTATTTCGCGCTGGCCGGGCTGGCCTGGCTGGTGGGGCCGGTGCCGCTGATGCTGGCGGTGCTGCTGACCTGCGCGATGATCACGCGGCGCGAATTCGCCTCGGAATCGCGCCGGATCATCCTGGGGACCGATCCGGGCCAACGGCCATGA